In one Ictalurus furcatus strain D&B chromosome 10, Billie_1.0, whole genome shotgun sequence genomic region, the following are encoded:
- the ptprc gene encoding receptor-type tyrosine-protein phosphatase C isoform X20, whose amino-acid sequence MAKFHGPRFLFLVLAGLVLCKQGHTETSSNSSTQSTPTVTTTVSLASTQGTADDKNGPENSSASTSDSSRTSSTMNTISPTLTTSTTTENYMTGLPTSTPLHQHPNTTVTVTTAENMKASTSDSSRTSSTMNTISPPLTTSTTTDNDDTGTPARNSSHSNKTTAGAVTDNYTTGFPPSTTEHQHQSHTTSNERENMNTSTSDSARNSSTMNTTSPPPPLTPNTTTDNDDTGTPARNTSHSNKTTAGAVAEMNITGFPPSTTEHQHQSHTTSNERVADNNTTTLLPNTTKHQHSHATVTVTTAEIVSASTSDSSRTSSTMNTTPPPLTTSTTTDNNDTGTPARNTSHSNKTTAGAENMNTSTSDSARNSSTMNTTSPPPPLTPSTTTDNNDTGTPARNTSHSNKTTAGAENYTTGLPTSTPLHQHQSQTTLKERVTDIYTTGLPTITTKHQHQSHTTLNTTVADNNTTTLLPNTTKHQHSHATVTVTTAEIVSASTSDSSRNSSTMNTTSPPLTTSTTTETSLKCSYTLEEENDTVTVKINKNDSAVKYKIKFTDTSDGSSTKTWPEESFPISLKSFKPCQNYNVTFDPPCNPMTGFFKTRELVDSDVSHTLNITGAKVQVCFETKWNLSECVDLNTSDSCTGYSVTFKGDPCKKSIPFTIPPVKPVINYTNEFPTKLRWDNQPSNCLKDLTYNCNGLTVADFEDLKPFHDYECTGTYDYESGTITSDPIRVKIDCDIVNEPSLSVSHNSIHASWQLDSQNCPSITTDFTWKVTCKNGSTSSLKGHCTKNSCEFSNLKSFTEYTCEFEAAYENKPFNTTTKTPKTWPGQPSFTKGPTKKEESHNAFKVSCSIDNWNGDPGKIFAELYINHNLQENKTDCNGKICDFLFTNLYYSTQYKIKVYAQNGHGNRTVILDMDHSTKYNDKAVIGFLAFLIVLTSVALLFVLYKIYLLKREKSSRNDQELDDLLPTNALLRVEPMSAEALLEAYKKKRADEGRLFMEEFQSVPRIFSNYSVREAKKPENQPKNRYVDILPYDYNRVTLSHGGTDYINASFIEGYKESNKYIAAQGPKEETVGDFWAMIWEQKTSIIVMVTRCEEGNKNKCAQYWPSMERETEIFEDLVVKIKGEENCPDYIIRHLTLMNRKEKAAEREVTHIQFTSWPDHGVPSDPGLLLKLRRRVNSFKNFFSGPIVVHCSAGVGRTGTYIGIDAMIESLEAEGRVDIYGYVVKLRRQRCLMVQVEAQYVLIHMALIEYSQFGETEMSLADFHSEVNTLRQKEGNETSLMDLEFQKLPKFRNYRASNTARTEENNKKNRSSIVPYDFNRVPIKVDDEASHDSEAEDEDEYSSDEEDEVPTKYINASYVDGYWCPSSFIVAQGPMPDTVADFLHMLYQKKVKTVFMLSDCTENDQEMCAQYWDDEKKTFGEMVVEVKETENFPTYIRRCLEIQHTKRKDSHTLQQYQFLKWVGHEIPPKPLDLVDMMKSARQSSVNSSKNNNLPIVAHCNDGSSRSGIFCALWKLLDSADTEKLVDIFQVAKDLRKARLGMINTLEQYEFLYAALEAAYPVQNGEVKKPSEAPADSVQIINESTALIPTNPSTDAEHQESTKEKPSEESTKEKPSEERTKEGTDSASPEEGVTESSSEIEKALSENTTNGPTATVEKTWGKTNDQL is encoded by the exons AGAATTACATGACAGGCTTACCCACAAGCACCCCCTTGCATCAACACCCAAATACAACCGTAACCGTGACTACAGCAG AAAACATGAAAGCGAGCACCTCTGACTCCTCacgcacttcctccaccatgaaCACAATCTCACCCCCACTCACAACCAGCACAACAACAG ACAATGACGACACAGGCACACCCGCACGCAACTCCAGCCATTCAAACAAAACCACAGCTGGAGCAG TAACAGACAATTACACAACAGGCTTTCCTCCAAGCACCACCGAGCATcaacaccaatcacacacaactTCGAATGAACGAG AAAACATGAACACAAGCACCTCTGACTCCGCACGCAATTCCTCCACCATGAACACAAcctcacccccacccccactcacACCCAACACAACAACAG ACAATGACGACACAGGCACACCCGCACGCAACACCAGCCATTCAAACAAAACCACAGCTGGAGCAG TAGCAGAGATGAACATAACAGGCTTTCCTCCAAGCACCACCGAGCATcaacaccaatcacacacaactTCAAACGAACGAG TAGCAGACAATAACACAACAACCTTGCTCCCAAACACCACCAAGCATCAACACTCACATGCAACCGTAACCGTGACTACAGCAG AAATCGTAAGCGCAAGCACCTCTGACTCCTCacgcacttcctccaccatgaaCACAACCCCACCCCCACTCACAACCAGCACAACAACAG ACAATAACGACACAGGCACACCCGCACGCAACACCAGCCATTCAAACAAAACCACAGCTGGAGCAG AAAACATGAACACAAGCACCTCTGACTCCGCACGCAATTCCTCCACCATGAACACAAcctcacccccacccccactcacACCCAGCACAACAACAG ACAATAACGACACAGGCACACCCGCACGCAACACCAGCCATTCAAACAAAACCACAGCTGGAGCAG AGAATTACACGACAGGCTTACCCACAAGCACCCCCTTGCATCAACACCAATCACAAACCACCTTGAAAGAACGAG TAACAGACATTTACACGACAGGCTTACCCACAATCACCACCAAGCATcaacaccaatcacacacaactTTGAATACAACAG TAGCAGACAATAACACAACAACCTTGCTCCCAAACACCACCAAGCATCAACACTCACATGCAACCGTAACCGTGACTACAGCAG AAATCGTAAGCGCAAGCACCTCTGACTCCTCACGCAACTCCTCCACCATGAACACAACCTCACCCCCACTCACAACCAGCACAACAACAG AGACATCCCTCAAGT GCAGCTACACCCTCGAAGAAGAAAACGATACTGTGACAGTGAAAATTAACAAGAATGACTCAGCAGTCAAATACAAGATTAAATTCACAGACACATCAGATGGAAGCAGTACAAAAACATGGCCAGAAGAGTCTTTCCCAATATCACTTAAATCATTTAAGCCTTGCCAAAATTACAATGTCACTTTTGATCCTCCCTGTAACCCCATGactggattttttaaaacaagagaATTAG TTGACTCAGATGTAAGCCACACGTTGAACATAACTGGGGCAAAAGTACAAGTGTGTTTTGAGACCAAATGGAATTTGAGTGAATGTGTTGATCTCAATACCAGTGACTCCTGCACTGGCTATAGTGTGACTTTTAAAGGAGATCCCTGCAAGAAATCTATCCCTTTCACAATTCCCCCAG TAAAGCCTGTTATTAATTATACAAACGAGTTCCCTACGAAATTACGTTGGGACAATCAGCCTTCAAACTGCCTAAAAGACCTCACATACAACTGCAATG GTTTGACAGTTGCAGATTTTGAAGATTTGAAACCTTTTCATGATTATGAATGCACTGGGACATATGATTATGAGAGTGGAACAATTACAAGTGATCCCATCCGAGTTAAGATTGATTGTG ATATAGTGAATGAGCCCAGTCTCTCTGTAAGTCATAATAGCATTCATGCATCCTGGCAATTGGATAGCCAGAACTGTCCATCGATCACCACAGACTTCACCTGGAAAGTAACATGTAAAAATG GTTCCACCAGCTCTTTAAAAG GGCACTGTACTAAGAACTCCTGTGAATTTTCTAATTTGAAAAGTTTTACTGAATATACTTGTGAGTTTGAAGCAGCTTATGAAAACAAACCATTTAACACCACTACCAAAACCCCAAAAACCTGGCCTGGAC AACCGTCTTTCACAAAAGGTCcaacaaaaaaagaggaaagcCATAATGCTTTCAAAGTGAGCTGTTCAATCGACAATTGGAATGGTGATCCGGGAAAGATCTTCGCAGAGCTCTACATTAATCATAATCTGCAAGAGAATAAAACAGACTGCAATGGAAAaatttgtgattttcttttcacAAACCTCTACTACTCAACACAATATAAAATTAAG GTGTATGCCCAAAATGGTCATGGGAACAGAACAGTTATCCTTGATATGGATCATTCCACTAAAT ACAATGACAAAGCCGTTATTGGATTCCTGGCCTTTCTCATTGTTCTCACATCTGTTGCACTGCTGTTTGTCCTCTACAAAATCTAtcttttaaagagagagaagtcAAG CAGGAATGACCAAGAACTGGATGACCTTCTTCCTACAA ATGCACTGCTCCGGGTGGAACCCATGAGTGCTGAAGCGCTGCTGGAGGCCTACAAGAAGAAGAGGGCTGACGAAGGACGTCTGTTCATGGAGGAATTTCAG AGTGTTCCACGTATTTTCTCCAACTACTCGGTCAGAGAGGCCAAAAAACCAGAAAACCAACCCAAGAATCGCTATGTTGACATTCTTCCCT ATGATTATAATCGTGTTACTCTCTCTCATGGAGGAACAGATTACATCAACGCCAGTTTTATTGAG gGTTACAAGGAGTCCAACAAATACATTGCAGCCCAAG gaCCCAAGGAAGAGACAGTTGGAGATTTCTGGGCAATGATCTGGGAGCAAAAGACTTCGATTATTGTCATGGTAACCCGTTGTGAAGAAGGAAACAAG AACAAATGCGCTCAGTACTGGCCATCaatggagagagaaacagagatttTTGAGGATTTGGTTGTGAAAATCAAGGGAGAGGAAAACTGCCCGGATTACATAATTCGCCACCTGACCCTGATGAAT CGGAAAGAGAAGGCAGCGGAAAGAGAAGTCACTCACATCCAGTTCACGAGCTGGCCTGACCATGGTGTCCCCTCTGATCCTGGCCTGCTCCTTAAACTCCGCCGCAGAGTCAATTCCTTTAAAAACTTCTTCAGTGGTCCCATCGTCGTTCACTGCAG CGCTGGAGTTGGACGCACAGGGACCTACATCGGCATCGATGCCATGATTGAGAGTCTGGAGGCAGAAGGACGTGTGGACATTTATGGATATGTGGTCAAACTTCGCCGTCAAAGATGCCTCATGGTCCAAGTTGAG GCCCAGTATGTGCTCATCCACATGGCGCTGATCGAGTACAGTCAGTTTGGCGAGACAGAAATGTCACTCGCAGATTTCCACTCAGAGGTCAATACACTCAGACAGAAGGAGGGAAATGAGACATCTTTAATGGACCTGGAGTTTCAG AAACTTCCAAAATTCAGAAACTACAGGGCGTCCAACACGGCGCGGACTGAGgagaataataagaaaaaccGCTCGTCTATCGTGCCAT aTGACTTCAACCGAGTCCCAATTAAAGTGGACGACGAAGCCAGTCATGACAGCGAGGCTGAAGATGAGGACGAATATTCCTCAGACGAAGAAGATGAAGTCCCCACCAAATATATTAATGCCTCATATGTGGAT GGATACTGGTGCCCAAGTAGCTTCATTGTTGCTCAGGGACCTATGCCTGACACAGTTGCTGACTTTCTGCACATGCTTTACCAGAAGAAGGTTAAAACTGTGTTCATGCTCTCTGATTGCACTGAGAATGACCAG GAGATGTGCGCCCAGTATTGGGATGATGAGAAGAAAACATTTGGGGAGATGGTGGTGGAGGTCAAAGAGACTGAAAACTTCCCTACATACATCAGACGGTGCCTAGAAATACAGCACACAAAG AGGAAAGACAGCCACACATTGCAGCAGTACCAATTCCTGAAATGGGTGGGTCATGAGATCCCACCCAAGCCTCTCGACTTGGTTGACATGATGAAGAGTGCCAGACAGAGCAGTGTTAACAgcagcaaaaacaacaatttgccCATTGTAGCCCACTGCAA TGATGGCTCCTCACGTTCTGGAATCTTCTGCGCCTTGTGGAAGCTTCTGGACAGTGCGGACACAGAGAAACTGGTGGACATCTTCCAGGTGGCCAAGGACTTGCGCAAGGCTCGTCTAGGGATGATCAACACCCTC GAGCAGTACGAGTTCCTATATGCCGCCCTGGAGGCAGCGTACCCCGTGCAGAACGGCGAGGTGAAGAAGCCCAGTGAAGCCCCTGCTGACTCTGTGCAGATTATTAACGAATCAACAGCACTGATCCCAACGAATCCCAGCACAGACGCTGAGCACCAAGAGAGCACCAAAGAGAAACCAAGCGAAGAGAGCACCAAAGAGAAACCAAGCGAAGAGCGCACCAAGGAAGGCACTGACTCAGCATCGCCTGAAGAGGGAGTCACTGAGTCCAGCAGCGAGATAGAGAAAGCCCTCAGTGAAAACACCACTAATGGTCCCACTGCTACTGTAGAG AAAACATGGGGGAAAACTAATGACCAGCTCTGA
- the ptprc gene encoding receptor-type tyrosine-protein phosphatase C isoform X29, with protein sequence MAKFHGPRFLFLVLAGLVLCKQGHTETSSNSSTQSTPTVTTTVSLASTQGTADDKNGPENSSASTSDSSRTSSTMNTISPTLTTSTTTENYMTGLPTSTPLHQHPNTTVTVTTAENMKASTSDSSRTSSTMNTISPPLTTSTTTDNDDTGTPARNTSHSNKTTAGAVAEMNITGFPPSTTEHQHQSHTTSNERENYTTGLPTSTPLHQHQSQTTLKERVTDIYTTGLPTITTEHQHQSHTTLNATVADNNTTTLLPNTTKHQHSHATVTVTTAEIVSASTSDSSRTSSTMNTTPPPLTTSTTTDNNDTGTPARNTSHSNKTTAGAENMNTSTSDSARNSSTMNTTSPPPPLTPSTTTDNNDTGTPARNTSHSNKTTAGAENYTTGLPTSTPLHQHQSQTTLKERVTDIYTTGLPTITTKHQHQSHTTLNTTVADNNTTTLLPNTTKHQHSHATVTVTTAEIVSASTSDSSRNSSTMNTTSPPLTTSTTTETSLKCSYTLEEENDTVTVKINKNDSAVKYKIKFTDTSDGSSTKTWPEESFPISLKSFKPCQNYNVTFDPPCNPMTGFFKTRELVDSDVSHTLNITGAKVQVCFETKWNLSECVDLNTSDSCTGYSVTFKGDPCKKSIPFTIPPVKPVINYTNEFPTKLRWDNQPSNCLKDLTYNCNGLTVADFEDLKPFHDYECTGTYDYESGTITSDPIRVKIDCDIVNEPSLSVSHNSIHASWQLDSQNCPSITTDFTWKVTCKNGSTSSLKGHCTKNSCEFSNLKSFTEYTCEFEAAYENKPFNTTTKTPKTWPGQPSFTKGPTKKEESHNAFKVSCSIDNWNGDPGKIFAELYINHNLQENKTDCNGKICDFLFTNLYYSTQYKIKVYAQNGHGNRTVILDMDHSTKYNDKAVIGFLAFLIVLTSVALLFVLYKIYLLKREKSSRNDQELDDLLPTNALLRVEPMSAEALLEAYKKKRADEGRLFMEEFQSVPRIFSNYSVREAKKPENQPKNRYVDILPYDYNRVTLSHGGTDYINASFIEGYKESNKYIAAQGPKEETVGDFWAMIWEQKTSIIVMVTRCEEGNKNKCAQYWPSMERETEIFEDLVVKIKGEENCPDYIIRHLTLMNRKEKAAEREVTHIQFTSWPDHGVPSDPGLLLKLRRRVNSFKNFFSGPIVVHCSAGVGRTGTYIGIDAMIESLEAEGRVDIYGYVVKLRRQRCLMVQVEAQYVLIHMALIEYSQFGETEMSLADFHSEVNTLRQKEGNETSLMDLEFQKLPKFRNYRASNTARTEENNKKNRSSIVPYDFNRVPIKVDDEASHDSEAEDEDEYSSDEEDEVPTKYINASYVDGYWCPSSFIVAQGPMPDTVADFLHMLYQKKVKTVFMLSDCTENDQEMCAQYWDDEKKTFGEMVVEVKETENFPTYIRRCLEIQHTKRKDSHTLQQYQFLKWVGHEIPPKPLDLVDMMKSARQSSVNSSKNNNLPIVAHCNDGSSRSGIFCALWKLLDSADTEKLVDIFQVAKDLRKARLGMINTLEQYEFLYAALEAAYPVQNGEVKKPSEAPADSVQIINESTALIPTNPSTDAEHQESTKEKPSEESTKEKPSEERTKEGTDSASPEEGVTESSSEIEKALSENTTNGPTATVEKTWGKTNDQL encoded by the exons AGAATTACATGACAGGCTTACCCACAAGCACCCCCTTGCATCAACACCCAAATACAACCGTAACCGTGACTACAGCAG AAAACATGAAAGCGAGCACCTCTGACTCCTCacgcacttcctccaccatgaaCACAATCTCACCCCCACTCACAACCAGCACAACAACAG ACAATGACGACACAGGCACACCCGCACGCAACACCAGCCATTCAAACAAAACCACAGCTGGAGCAG TAGCAGAGATGAACATAACAGGCTTTCCTCCAAGCACCACCGAGCATcaacaccaatcacacacaactTCAAACGAACGAG AGAATTACACGACAGGCTTACCCACAAGCACCCCCTTGCATCAACACCAATCACAAACCACCTTGAAAGAACGAG TAACAGACATTTACACGACAGGCTTACCCACAATCACCACCGAGCATcaacaccaatcacacacaactTTGAATGCAACAG TAGCAGACAATAACACAACAACCTTGCTCCCAAACACCACCAAGCATCAACACTCACATGCAACCGTAACCGTGACTACAGCAG AAATCGTAAGCGCAAGCACCTCTGACTCCTCacgcacttcctccaccatgaaCACAACCCCACCCCCACTCACAACCAGCACAACAACAG ACAATAACGACACAGGCACACCCGCACGCAACACCAGCCATTCAAACAAAACCACAGCTGGAGCAG AAAACATGAACACAAGCACCTCTGACTCCGCACGCAATTCCTCCACCATGAACACAAcctcacccccacccccactcacACCCAGCACAACAACAG ACAATAACGACACAGGCACACCCGCACGCAACACCAGCCATTCAAACAAAACCACAGCTGGAGCAG AGAATTACACGACAGGCTTACCCACAAGCACCCCCTTGCATCAACACCAATCACAAACCACCTTGAAAGAACGAG TAACAGACATTTACACGACAGGCTTACCCACAATCACCACCAAGCATcaacaccaatcacacacaactTTGAATACAACAG TAGCAGACAATAACACAACAACCTTGCTCCCAAACACCACCAAGCATCAACACTCACATGCAACCGTAACCGTGACTACAGCAG AAATCGTAAGCGCAAGCACCTCTGACTCCTCACGCAACTCCTCCACCATGAACACAACCTCACCCCCACTCACAACCAGCACAACAACAG AGACATCCCTCAAGT GCAGCTACACCCTCGAAGAAGAAAACGATACTGTGACAGTGAAAATTAACAAGAATGACTCAGCAGTCAAATACAAGATTAAATTCACAGACACATCAGATGGAAGCAGTACAAAAACATGGCCAGAAGAGTCTTTCCCAATATCACTTAAATCATTTAAGCCTTGCCAAAATTACAATGTCACTTTTGATCCTCCCTGTAACCCCATGactggattttttaaaacaagagaATTAG TTGACTCAGATGTAAGCCACACGTTGAACATAACTGGGGCAAAAGTACAAGTGTGTTTTGAGACCAAATGGAATTTGAGTGAATGTGTTGATCTCAATACCAGTGACTCCTGCACTGGCTATAGTGTGACTTTTAAAGGAGATCCCTGCAAGAAATCTATCCCTTTCACAATTCCCCCAG TAAAGCCTGTTATTAATTATACAAACGAGTTCCCTACGAAATTACGTTGGGACAATCAGCCTTCAAACTGCCTAAAAGACCTCACATACAACTGCAATG GTTTGACAGTTGCAGATTTTGAAGATTTGAAACCTTTTCATGATTATGAATGCACTGGGACATATGATTATGAGAGTGGAACAATTACAAGTGATCCCATCCGAGTTAAGATTGATTGTG ATATAGTGAATGAGCCCAGTCTCTCTGTAAGTCATAATAGCATTCATGCATCCTGGCAATTGGATAGCCAGAACTGTCCATCGATCACCACAGACTTCACCTGGAAAGTAACATGTAAAAATG GTTCCACCAGCTCTTTAAAAG GGCACTGTACTAAGAACTCCTGTGAATTTTCTAATTTGAAAAGTTTTACTGAATATACTTGTGAGTTTGAAGCAGCTTATGAAAACAAACCATTTAACACCACTACCAAAACCCCAAAAACCTGGCCTGGAC AACCGTCTTTCACAAAAGGTCcaacaaaaaaagaggaaagcCATAATGCTTTCAAAGTGAGCTGTTCAATCGACAATTGGAATGGTGATCCGGGAAAGATCTTCGCAGAGCTCTACATTAATCATAATCTGCAAGAGAATAAAACAGACTGCAATGGAAAaatttgtgattttcttttcacAAACCTCTACTACTCAACACAATATAAAATTAAG GTGTATGCCCAAAATGGTCATGGGAACAGAACAGTTATCCTTGATATGGATCATTCCACTAAAT ACAATGACAAAGCCGTTATTGGATTCCTGGCCTTTCTCATTGTTCTCACATCTGTTGCACTGCTGTTTGTCCTCTACAAAATCTAtcttttaaagagagagaagtcAAG CAGGAATGACCAAGAACTGGATGACCTTCTTCCTACAA ATGCACTGCTCCGGGTGGAACCCATGAGTGCTGAAGCGCTGCTGGAGGCCTACAAGAAGAAGAGGGCTGACGAAGGACGTCTGTTCATGGAGGAATTTCAG AGTGTTCCACGTATTTTCTCCAACTACTCGGTCAGAGAGGCCAAAAAACCAGAAAACCAACCCAAGAATCGCTATGTTGACATTCTTCCCT ATGATTATAATCGTGTTACTCTCTCTCATGGAGGAACAGATTACATCAACGCCAGTTTTATTGAG gGTTACAAGGAGTCCAACAAATACATTGCAGCCCAAG gaCCCAAGGAAGAGACAGTTGGAGATTTCTGGGCAATGATCTGGGAGCAAAAGACTTCGATTATTGTCATGGTAACCCGTTGTGAAGAAGGAAACAAG AACAAATGCGCTCAGTACTGGCCATCaatggagagagaaacagagatttTTGAGGATTTGGTTGTGAAAATCAAGGGAGAGGAAAACTGCCCGGATTACATAATTCGCCACCTGACCCTGATGAAT CGGAAAGAGAAGGCAGCGGAAAGAGAAGTCACTCACATCCAGTTCACGAGCTGGCCTGACCATGGTGTCCCCTCTGATCCTGGCCTGCTCCTTAAACTCCGCCGCAGAGTCAATTCCTTTAAAAACTTCTTCAGTGGTCCCATCGTCGTTCACTGCAG CGCTGGAGTTGGACGCACAGGGACCTACATCGGCATCGATGCCATGATTGAGAGTCTGGAGGCAGAAGGACGTGTGGACATTTATGGATATGTGGTCAAACTTCGCCGTCAAAGATGCCTCATGGTCCAAGTTGAG GCCCAGTATGTGCTCATCCACATGGCGCTGATCGAGTACAGTCAGTTTGGCGAGACAGAAATGTCACTCGCAGATTTCCACTCAGAGGTCAATACACTCAGACAGAAGGAGGGAAATGAGACATCTTTAATGGACCTGGAGTTTCAG AAACTTCCAAAATTCAGAAACTACAGGGCGTCCAACACGGCGCGGACTGAGgagaataataagaaaaaccGCTCGTCTATCGTGCCAT aTGACTTCAACCGAGTCCCAATTAAAGTGGACGACGAAGCCAGTCATGACAGCGAGGCTGAAGATGAGGACGAATATTCCTCAGACGAAGAAGATGAAGTCCCCACCAAATATATTAATGCCTCATATGTGGAT GGATACTGGTGCCCAAGTAGCTTCATTGTTGCTCAGGGACCTATGCCTGACACAGTTGCTGACTTTCTGCACATGCTTTACCAGAAGAAGGTTAAAACTGTGTTCATGCTCTCTGATTGCACTGAGAATGACCAG GAGATGTGCGCCCAGTATTGGGATGATGAGAAGAAAACATTTGGGGAGATGGTGGTGGAGGTCAAAGAGACTGAAAACTTCCCTACATACATCAGACGGTGCCTAGAAATACAGCACACAAAG AGGAAAGACAGCCACACATTGCAGCAGTACCAATTCCTGAAATGGGTGGGTCATGAGATCCCACCCAAGCCTCTCGACTTGGTTGACATGATGAAGAGTGCCAGACAGAGCAGTGTTAACAgcagcaaaaacaacaatttgccCATTGTAGCCCACTGCAA TGATGGCTCCTCACGTTCTGGAATCTTCTGCGCCTTGTGGAAGCTTCTGGACAGTGCGGACACAGAGAAACTGGTGGACATCTTCCAGGTGGCCAAGGACTTGCGCAAGGCTCGTCTAGGGATGATCAACACCCTC GAGCAGTACGAGTTCCTATATGCCGCCCTGGAGGCAGCGTACCCCGTGCAGAACGGCGAGGTGAAGAAGCCCAGTGAAGCCCCTGCTGACTCTGTGCAGATTATTAACGAATCAACAGCACTGATCCCAACGAATCCCAGCACAGACGCTGAGCACCAAGAGAGCACCAAAGAGAAACCAAGCGAAGAGAGCACCAAAGAGAAACCAAGCGAAGAGCGCACCAAGGAAGGCACTGACTCAGCATCGCCTGAAGAGGGAGTCACTGAGTCCAGCAGCGAGATAGAGAAAGCCCTCAGTGAAAACACCACTAATGGTCCCACTGCTACTGTAGAG AAAACATGGGGGAAAACTAATGACCAGCTCTGA